A genomic segment from Propioniciclava sp. MC1595 encodes:
- a CDS encoding DUF6019 family protein: protein MAMNGFEWFALVGLMIPLVTLVVGLIVAYFVIRMAVRDGMREALRDDSLRSHLPPRVL from the coding sequence ATGGCGATGAACGGTTTCGAGTGGTTCGCACTCGTCGGCTTGATGATCCCGCTGGTGACGCTCGTGGTGGGCCTCATCGTGGCCTACTTCGTCATCAGGATGGCCGTGCGCGACGGCATGCGCGAGGCCCTGCGCGACGACTCCCTCCGCAGCCACCTGCCGCCGCGCGTCCTGTGA
- the trpS gene encoding tryptophan--tRNA ligase yields the protein MTEQVTATEVDTEAADALAASTSEASLRRSEERSRAIEDQIAKDPSGFRMLTGDRPTGHLHIGHYFGSLANRVRLQDDGVETFVLVADYQVIADRDGVGEIGDRVRSLVTDYLAVGIDPERTTIFAHSAIPALNQLMLPFLSLVTDSELYRNPTVKAEHEATAGRPMSGLLLTYPVHQAADILFCKANLVPVGKDQLPHLEQTRVVARRFDERYGRVDPARPIFPQADALLSSGSLILGMDGTKMSKSKGNTIELRMTADETAKIIKRAVTDSDRHITFDPVNRPTVANLLTLAGLCADRDPAAVAEEIGDGGGGGLKKYLTEVLNEKFAPIRARRAELEAERGHIEQVLRAGNERANAVADATLAEVRQAMGMVY from the coding sequence ATGACCGAGCAGGTCACCGCGACCGAGGTCGACACCGAGGCCGCGGACGCCCTGGCCGCCTCGACCTCCGAGGCGTCCCTGCGCCGCTCGGAGGAGCGCAGCCGGGCGATCGAGGACCAGATCGCCAAGGACCCCTCGGGCTTCCGCATGCTCACCGGCGACCGGCCGACCGGCCACCTGCACATCGGGCACTACTTCGGGTCGCTGGCCAACCGGGTGCGCCTGCAGGATGACGGCGTCGAGACCTTCGTGCTGGTGGCGGACTACCAGGTGATCGCCGACCGCGACGGCGTGGGGGAGATCGGTGACCGGGTGCGCTCGCTGGTCACCGACTACCTGGCGGTCGGCATCGACCCGGAGCGCACGACCATCTTCGCCCACTCGGCGATCCCGGCGCTGAACCAGCTGATGCTGCCGTTCCTGTCGCTGGTCACCGACTCCGAGCTGTACCGCAACCCCACGGTCAAGGCCGAGCACGAGGCCACCGCCGGACGCCCCATGTCCGGCCTGCTGCTCACCTACCCGGTGCACCAGGCCGCGGACATCCTGTTCTGCAAGGCCAACCTCGTGCCCGTCGGCAAGGACCAGCTGCCGCACCTGGAGCAGACCCGCGTGGTGGCGCGTCGGTTCGACGAGCGCTACGGCCGCGTCGACCCGGCCCGCCCGATCTTCCCGCAGGCCGACGCGCTGCTCAGCTCGGGGTCGCTGATCCTGGGCATGGACGGCACCAAGATGAGCAAGTCCAAGGGCAACACGATCGAGCTGCGCATGACCGCCGACGAGACGGCGAAGATCATCAAGCGCGCGGTCACCGACTCCGACCGCCACATCACCTTCGACCCGGTCAACCGCCCGACCGTGGCCAACCTGCTCACGCTCGCGGGGCTGTGCGCCGACCGTGACCCGGCTGCCGTCGCCGAGGAGATCGGCGACGGCGGCGGGGGCGGCCTGAAGAAGTACCTCACCGAGGTTCTCAACGAGAAGTTCGCGCCCATCCGCGCCCGCCGGGCCGAGCTCGAGGCCGAGCGGGGCCACATCGAGCAGGTCCTGCGCGCGGGCAACGAGCGGGCCAACGCGGTGGCCGACGCCACCCTCGCCGAGGTCCGGCAGGCGATGGGCATGGTCTACTGA
- a CDS encoding ATP-dependent DNA helicase: MARFTDRSQVSDALGIPFSDQQLDAITAPLEPGVIIAGAGSGKTTVMAARVVWLVGTGQVRPEQVLGLTFTRKAAAELSSRVREALARAGVVDTDGIDDAGEQLIMTYDAFAARLVADHGLRIGVEGDARMVTGAARFRIASRVVAAAPGPFHQVARLRPDSVTDKVLALDGDLASHLVDPADLVPHAEEFLRDVEQSPRSRTKDLYASMKKAAAVAAERVELAGLVEGYQRAKRQLGAVEFADQMGVAAELARRVPAVSALLREQFAVVLLDEYQDTSSAQAELLKALFSGATAADGRGHPVTAVGDPCQAIYGWRGAAAANIITFAHEFPQADGTPATPYALTVNRRSGQRILDAANALSAPLRADEELQWDGIDTDLVAPPGTPPGDIRVASFDTWPDEVRWVADDIAAAHDSGRARAWSDIAVLARRNAHIRPLYAELVARGIPVEIVGLDGLLQVPEVADVVAVLRVLGDATANPDLVRVLTGPRWAIGPADLATLGRRARELAGAPSWDDVPPAEQIARIIDTTEAAHAPSLAEALADLGDGPYSAEARRRMAACAAELAALRAHAGGPVTDLVRRVVTSLGLEVELALRGPGGTRQLDAFVAQVSGYTDVDGDGSLTGLLAWLAAEEDRGVGLEQAVPTASDSVKLLTIHKAKGLEWEDVYLPALADKVFPSDRVQGNWLSASAVLPADLRGDAANVPQLTDVSDAASKGYAQALKDEARRADDRLAYVAVTRARQHLVATTHAWSDLKNPRQHSPYLRVLERFAAEATHAEVSAENPLLGEGRGFPWPAPMDAAARARRAEAAASVERARAGDRPDPDGLLLDEAAVVATWDAAADQLLAEARLRRADAGVALPPYLSATALIALEDDAEGYLAALARPMPRPPRRAARVGELFHAWLERRFVATPTLLEDPDEDVATDADLTRLVAAFEAGPFADRTPHATEVPFSLFLAGQVVRGRIDAVFTDRGRPEVVDWKTGWGRANPLQLAVYRLAWAELNGLAVDDVDAAFFDVTRGVLVRPSGLPDRAGLERLVGRLTPTR; the protein is encoded by the coding sequence GTGGCGCGCTTCACCGACCGGTCCCAGGTGTCGGACGCCCTGGGCATCCCGTTCTCCGACCAACAACTCGACGCGATCACCGCCCCGCTGGAGCCCGGCGTCATCATCGCCGGCGCGGGGTCGGGCAAGACGACGGTGATGGCCGCCCGTGTGGTGTGGCTCGTGGGGACGGGGCAGGTGCGGCCCGAGCAGGTGCTGGGGCTGACGTTCACCCGCAAGGCCGCGGCCGAGCTCAGCTCCCGGGTCCGCGAGGCGCTGGCCCGGGCCGGGGTGGTCGACACCGACGGCATCGACGACGCCGGGGAGCAGCTGATCATGACCTACGACGCGTTCGCCGCCCGGCTGGTCGCCGACCACGGGCTGCGGATCGGGGTCGAGGGCGACGCGCGGATGGTGACCGGGGCGGCCCGGTTCCGGATCGCCTCGCGGGTCGTGGCCGCGGCGCCGGGGCCGTTCCACCAGGTCGCCCGGCTGCGGCCCGACTCGGTCACCGACAAGGTGCTGGCTCTCGACGGCGACCTGGCCTCGCACCTGGTCGACCCGGCCGACCTCGTGCCGCACGCCGAGGAATTCCTCCGCGACGTCGAGCAGTCGCCGCGCTCGCGGACCAAGGACCTCTACGCGTCGATGAAGAAGGCCGCCGCGGTGGCCGCCGAGCGGGTGGAGCTGGCCGGCCTCGTTGAGGGCTACCAGCGGGCAAAGCGCCAGCTGGGGGCGGTGGAGTTCGCCGACCAGATGGGCGTGGCCGCCGAGCTGGCCCGCCGCGTGCCGGCGGTGTCGGCCCTGCTGCGCGAGCAGTTCGCGGTGGTGCTGCTCGACGAGTACCAGGACACCTCCTCGGCCCAGGCCGAACTGCTCAAGGCGCTGTTCTCGGGGGCGACCGCCGCCGACGGGCGCGGGCACCCGGTGACCGCGGTTGGTGACCCGTGCCAGGCGATCTACGGCTGGCGCGGTGCGGCCGCGGCGAACATCATCACGTTCGCGCACGAGTTCCCGCAGGCCGACGGCACGCCGGCCACGCCGTACGCCCTCACCGTGAACCGCCGCTCGGGGCAGCGCATCCTGGACGCCGCCAACGCCCTGTCGGCGCCGCTGCGCGCCGACGAGGAGCTGCAGTGGGACGGCATCGACACCGACCTCGTCGCCCCGCCCGGCACGCCGCCCGGGGACATCCGGGTCGCCAGCTTCGACACGTGGCCCGACGAGGTGCGCTGGGTCGCCGACGACATCGCGGCCGCGCACGACTCCGGCCGGGCCCGGGCCTGGTCCGACATCGCGGTGCTGGCCCGGCGCAACGCCCACATCCGGCCGCTGTACGCCGAGCTCGTCGCCCGCGGGATCCCGGTCGAGATCGTCGGCCTGGACGGGCTGCTGCAGGTGCCCGAGGTCGCCGACGTGGTCGCGGTGCTGCGCGTGCTCGGCGACGCGACGGCGAACCCCGACCTGGTCCGGGTGCTCACGGGCCCCCGCTGGGCGATCGGTCCGGCAGACCTCGCGACCCTCGGGCGCCGGGCCCGCGAGCTGGCCGGCGCCCCCTCCTGGGACGACGTGCCCCCCGCCGAGCAGATCGCGCGCATCATCGACACCACCGAGGCCGCCCACGCCCCGAGCCTCGCCGAGGCACTCGCCGACCTCGGGGACGGGCCGTACTCGGCCGAGGCGCGCCGGCGCATGGCCGCGTGCGCGGCCGAGCTCGCTGCGCTGCGCGCCCACGCCGGGGGGCCGGTCACCGACCTGGTCCGGCGCGTGGTCACCAGCCTGGGGCTGGAGGTCGAGCTCGCGCTGCGCGGCCCGGGCGGCACCCGCCAGCTGGACGCCTTCGTCGCGCAGGTCTCGGGCTACACCGACGTGGACGGCGACGGGTCCCTGACCGGGCTGCTCGCCTGGCTGGCCGCCGAGGAGGACCGGGGGGTGGGCCTGGAACAGGCGGTGCCCACGGCGTCCGACTCGGTGAAGCTGCTCACGATCCACAAGGCCAAGGGCCTGGAGTGGGAGGACGTGTACCTGCCCGCGCTGGCCGACAAGGTGTTCCCCTCCGACCGGGTGCAGGGCAATTGGCTCAGCGCCTCGGCCGTGCTGCCCGCCGACCTGCGCGGCGACGCGGCGAACGTGCCGCAGCTGACGGACGTGTCGGATGCGGCCAGCAAGGGCTACGCACAGGCGCTGAAGGACGAGGCCCGCCGGGCCGACGACCGGCTCGCCTACGTCGCGGTCACGCGGGCGCGCCAGCACCTCGTGGCCACCACCCACGCGTGGAGCGACCTGAAGAACCCCCGCCAGCATTCGCCCTACCTGCGGGTGCTCGAGCGGTTCGCCGCCGAGGCCACCCACGCCGAGGTCTCCGCCGAGAACCCGCTCCTGGGTGAGGGCCGGGGCTTCCCGTGGCCGGCGCCGATGGACGCCGCCGCCCGGGCCCGCCGGGCCGAGGCCGCGGCGTCCGTGGAGCGGGCGCGGGCAGGCGACCGGCCCGACCCCGACGGGTTGCTGCTCGACGAGGCGGCCGTCGTCGCGACGTGGGACGCGGCAGCCGACCAGCTGCTGGCCGAGGCACGCCTGCGCCGGGCGGACGCCGGGGTGGCCCTGCCGCCCTACCTGTCGGCGACCGCCCTGATCGCGCTCGAGGACGACGCCGAGGGTTACCTCGCCGCCCTCGCCCGGCCGATGCCCCGCCCGCCCCGCCGGGCCGCCCGGGTGGGCGAGCTGTTCCACGCGTGGCTCGAGCGCCGGTTCGTGGCGACCCCCACGCTGCTGGAGGACCCCGACGAGGACGTGGCCACCGACGCCGACCTCACCCGGTTGGTGGCCGCGTTCGAGGCCGGTCCCTTCGCCGACCGGACGCCGCACGCCACCGAGGTGCCGTTCTCGCTGTTCCTCGCCGGCCAGGTCGTGCGGGGGCGGATCGACGCCGTGTTCACCGACCGGGGCCGACCCGAGGTCGTGGACTGGAAGACCGGCTGGGGCCGGGCCAACCCGCTGCAGCTCGCCGTCTACCGGCTCGCGTGGGCCGAGCTGAACGGGCTGGCCGTCGACGACGTGGACGCCGCGTTCTTCGACGTCACCCGCGGGGTGCTGGTGCGGCCGTCCGGGCTGCCCGACCGCGCGGGGCTGGAACGCCTGGTGGGCAGGCTGACGCCCACTCGCTAG
- a CDS encoding ATP-dependent DNA helicase yields MVNVVADATGPVLVLGAAGTGKTTLLVEAVAERIRSGAAQPLVFAATRQAASELRDGIVRAAGRTTLAPQVLTIHAFCLALVHRWGDPDDEVPGLLTAPEQEFRIRELLRGWRGEWPAELEGAVGTRGFAQQVRAVLARARQLGLGPEDVAAFGAAAGEPAWVTVGAFMAEYLTILDAEAKLDYSELVHRARILLERDDVLASVRRQFGAVWVDDWAELDPAQMELVRALVPDGLPVVALADPDTSIYRFRGAHPRAASAFLQLFTGPAVTPRVEVLGTAWGRSQAQAGALASVARRLGAPAVDADLAQAYRTPRPAGATELRTVQALTFPDEATQARHIAGELRAAHLDEGLAWGEMAVLVRSGRSQIPPLARALADAGIPVEVAGDEVGLASELAVRPLLLALEVAGRGGVPDADEAHRLLLSGWGGLDAVSIRTLGRLLRGSDAAAGGTPAPTLVAEALGGLRALPPEQPELERRRDLLASAARLVAEGARPDEVLWELWSGTAWPEALRAEALRSGDGAARANRDLDAIVALFQLAHESLAPGGADGVAWFLAEVAQQQIPADSQRESAVSGRGVRVLTAHRAKGRHWAFTVVAGVQEGVWPDVRRRGSVFDAQRLTSTGLGEGVVTRELVASERRLFLLACSRAQGRLLVTAVEGTEGEEDRPSRFLTELGLPIRHVGDPPARLHTLRALVAELRRVAQDAELSPGLREAAAARLATLADAVDDDGRPLAPDADPARWWGLLDPTGTTAPPRGDEIRLSPSQLESVLTCPRQYFLGREVKADPPRGSTTILGSVIHAVAERAATGELTQASASELLDEVWATIPFPAAWLSASERAEADAAVERFVAWQAGHEHADVVGVEVPFRAEVEVDGETVVLAGSVDRLERTPAGDLRVVDFKTGRSLPTVADAAASPQLGVYQLAIEHGGFDQHAPGAHAVGASLVYLRHDGSPGWPKDFRQPSLAEKPHLTDDPEERAYPTWVHHKVAQARRVLASGRFDAQPGGHCQWCPVRSSCPARTGQVV; encoded by the coding sequence ATGGTGAACGTGGTGGCCGACGCGACGGGCCCGGTGCTCGTCCTGGGGGCGGCCGGCACGGGCAAGACGACCCTGCTGGTCGAGGCCGTGGCCGAGCGCATCCGCTCGGGGGCGGCCCAGCCGCTGGTGTTCGCGGCGACGCGGCAGGCGGCGTCCGAGCTGCGCGACGGCATCGTGCGGGCCGCCGGGCGCACCACGCTGGCGCCGCAGGTGCTCACCATCCATGCGTTCTGCCTGGCGCTGGTGCACCGGTGGGGCGACCCCGACGACGAGGTGCCGGGCCTACTGACCGCGCCCGAGCAGGAGTTCCGCATCCGTGAGCTGCTCCGCGGCTGGCGGGGGGAGTGGCCCGCCGAGCTCGAGGGCGCGGTCGGCACGCGGGGCTTCGCCCAGCAGGTGCGCGCGGTGCTGGCCCGCGCGCGGCAGCTGGGGCTCGGCCCCGAGGACGTGGCGGCCTTCGGGGCCGCCGCGGGCGAGCCGGCCTGGGTGACGGTCGGGGCGTTCATGGCCGAGTACCTGACGATCCTCGACGCCGAGGCCAAGCTCGACTACTCCGAGCTGGTGCACCGGGCGCGCATCCTGCTCGAGCGCGACGACGTGCTCGCCTCGGTGCGCCGCCAGTTCGGCGCGGTCTGGGTCGACGACTGGGCCGAACTCGACCCCGCCCAGATGGAGCTGGTGCGGGCGCTGGTGCCCGACGGCCTGCCCGTGGTGGCGCTGGCCGACCCCGACACGTCCATCTACCGCTTCCGGGGCGCGCACCCCCGGGCCGCGTCCGCGTTCCTGCAGCTGTTCACCGGGCCCGCAGTGACCCCGCGCGTCGAGGTGCTCGGCACGGCATGGGGCCGGTCGCAGGCCCAAGCCGGGGCGCTGGCGTCCGTGGCCCGGCGGCTGGGGGCGCCGGCCGTCGACGCCGACCTGGCGCAGGCCTATCGCACGCCGCGCCCGGCCGGCGCAACCGAGCTGCGCACGGTGCAGGCGCTCACCTTCCCCGACGAGGCGACGCAGGCGCGGCACATCGCCGGCGAGCTGCGCGCCGCACACCTGGACGAGGGGCTGGCCTGGGGTGAGATGGCGGTGCTGGTGCGGTCGGGGCGCTCCCAGATCCCGCCCCTGGCCCGGGCGCTCGCCGACGCGGGCATCCCGGTCGAGGTGGCGGGCGACGAGGTGGGCCTGGCCTCCGAGCTCGCCGTCCGGCCGCTGCTGCTGGCGCTGGAGGTGGCCGGCCGCGGGGGCGTCCCCGACGCCGACGAGGCGCACCGCCTGCTGCTGTCGGGCTGGGGTGGGCTCGACGCGGTCAGCATCCGCACGCTCGGCCGCCTGCTGCGGGGGTCGGACGCCGCAGCCGGCGGCACGCCCGCCCCCACCCTGGTGGCCGAGGCCCTCGGTGGGCTGCGGGCCCTGCCGCCCGAGCAGCCCGAGCTGGAACGCCGCCGGGACCTGCTCGCGTCGGCGGCCCGGCTCGTCGCTGAGGGGGCGCGCCCCGACGAGGTGCTGTGGGAGCTGTGGTCGGGCACCGCGTGGCCCGAGGCGCTGCGGGCCGAGGCGCTGCGGTCCGGCGATGGTGCGGCCCGGGCCAACCGCGACCTGGACGCGATCGTGGCGCTGTTCCAGCTGGCGCACGAGTCGCTGGCGCCCGGCGGCGCCGACGGCGTGGCGTGGTTCCTCGCCGAGGTCGCCCAGCAGCAGATCCCGGCCGACAGCCAGCGCGAGTCGGCCGTCTCGGGCCGGGGGGTCCGGGTGCTGACCGCGCACCGGGCCAAGGGCCGCCACTGGGCGTTCACCGTCGTGGCCGGGGTCCAGGAGGGCGTGTGGCCCGACGTGCGCCGGCGCGGCTCGGTGTTCGACGCGCAGCGCCTCACCTCGACCGGGCTGGGCGAGGGCGTGGTGACGCGCGAGCTGGTGGCCAGCGAGCGGAGGCTCTTCCTGCTCGCGTGCTCGCGCGCGCAGGGCCGGCTCCTGGTCACCGCGGTCGAGGGCACCGAGGGGGAGGAGGACCGCCCGTCCCGGTTCCTCACCGAGCTCGGCCTGCCCATCAGGCACGTGGGCGACCCGCCCGCCCGGCTGCACACCCTGCGTGCCCTGGTGGCCGAGCTGCGCCGCGTGGCCCAGGACGCGGAGCTGTCCCCGGGCCTGCGCGAGGCCGCCGCCGCACGCCTGGCCACGCTGGCCGACGCGGTCGACGACGACGGGCGTCCGCTGGCGCCCGACGCCGACCCCGCACGGTGGTGGGGGTTGCTCGACCCGACCGGGACGACGGCCCCGCCGCGCGGCGACGAGATCCGGCTCAGCCCCAGCCAGCTCGAGTCGGTGCTCACCTGCCCGCGGCAGTACTTCCTTGGCCGCGAGGTGAAGGCCGACCCCCCGCGCGGCTCCACCACCATCTTGGGCTCGGTCATCCACGCGGTCGCGGAGCGCGCGGCCACGGGGGAGCTGACGCAGGCGTCGGCGTCCGAGCTGCTGGACGAGGTGTGGGCGACGATCCCGTTCCCGGCCGCGTGGCTGTCGGCCTCCGAGCGGGCCGAGGCCGACGCCGCGGTGGAGCGGTTCGTGGCCTGGCAGGCGGGGCACGAGCACGCCGACGTGGTCGGGGTGGAGGTGCCGTTCCGCGCCGAGGTCGAGGTGGACGGCGAGACGGTGGTGCTGGCGGGGTCGGTGGACCGGCTCGAGCGCACCCCGGCCGGGGACCTGCGCGTGGTCGACTTCAAGACCGGCCGGTCGCTGCCCACGGTGGCCGATGCGGCGGCCAGCCCCCAGCTGGGGGTGTACCAGCTCGCCATCGAGCACGGCGGCTTCGATCAGCACGCGCCGGGGGCGCACGCGGTGGGCGCGAGCCTGGTCTACCTGCGGCACGACGGCTCACCGGGCTGGCCCAAGGACTTCCGGCAGCCCTCGCTGGCCGAGAAGCCGCACCTCACCGACGACCCCGAGGAGCGGGCCTACCCGACCTGGGTGCACCACAAGGTGGCGCAGGCGCGGCGGGTGCTCGCCTCCGGCCGGTTCGACGCGCAGCCCGGCGGGCACTGCCAGTGGTGCCCGGTCCGGTCGAGCTGCCCGGCCCGCACCGGGCAGGTGGTCTGA
- the ligD gene encoding non-homologous end-joining DNA ligase, producing MSDVMTEVDGRTLKLSNLDKVLYPNGFTKGEVIAYYHAIAPVMLPHLAGRPVTRIRFPNGTDAANFFEKNIPNGTPEWVHVHHVVGSSEDITYPIVDDTPTLVWLANLAALELHTHQWRADPDARQTTIDDDLPLDQLVIDLDPGQGVEMPLIATAALIISGELADAGLTPFVKTSGSKGLQLYAPLEPTPAGTLVPWVRTFGEKLVELHPELFVTEIAKAARAGKILVDVNQNLPGRTTVCAYSLRAKAEPTASTPLTWDEVEAATEGAPLTFTSANVLARVERHGDLFEPLLTGRRGRLPD from the coding sequence ATGTCCGATGTGATGACCGAGGTGGACGGGCGCACCCTCAAGCTGTCCAACCTCGACAAGGTGCTCTACCCGAACGGGTTCACCAAGGGCGAGGTCATCGCCTACTACCACGCGATCGCGCCGGTCATGCTCCCCCACCTGGCCGGACGCCCCGTCACCCGGATCCGCTTCCCCAACGGCACCGACGCCGCGAACTTCTTCGAGAAGAACATCCCCAACGGGACACCCGAGTGGGTGCACGTCCACCATGTCGTCGGCAGCAGCGAGGACATCACCTACCCGATCGTCGACGACACCCCCACGCTGGTCTGGCTGGCCAACCTGGCCGCCCTCGAGTTGCACACCCACCAGTGGCGCGCCGACCCCGACGCACGGCAGACCACCATCGACGACGACCTCCCCCTCGACCAACTCGTCATCGACCTCGACCCCGGCCAGGGCGTCGAGATGCCGCTCATCGCGACCGCCGCGCTGATCATCTCGGGGGAACTCGCCGACGCGGGGCTGACCCCCTTCGTGAAGACCTCCGGCTCCAAGGGGCTCCAGCTCTACGCCCCCTTGGAACCGACCCCCGCCGGCACCCTCGTCCCGTGGGTGCGCACCTTCGGGGAGAAGCTGGTCGAACTCCACCCCGAGCTGTTCGTCACCGAGATCGCCAAAGCCGCCCGCGCGGGCAAGATCCTGGTCGACGTCAACCAGAACCTCCCGGGTCGCACGACGGTGTGCGCCTACTCGCTGCGGGCCAAGGCCGAGCCCACGGCGTCCACACCGCTCACCTGGGACGAGGTCGAGGCCGCCACCGAGGGTGCCCCACTCACCTTCACCTCCGCCAACGTGCTGGCCCGCGTCGAGCGGCACGGCGACCTGTTCGAGCCCCTCCTGACCGGACGCCGCGGGCGCCTGCCCGACTGA
- a CDS encoding DUF3107 domain-containing protein: MEVKIGIRNVARELAVETKSSADDVEAALADALAKNGVFTLIDEKGRKVLVPAAQVAYVDLGAEHTRTVGFGALTS, translated from the coding sequence ATGGAAGTCAAGATCGGCATCCGCAACGTCGCCCGCGAACTCGCGGTCGAGACCAAGTCCTCGGCCGACGACGTGGAGGCCGCGCTGGCCGACGCGCTGGCCAAGAACGGCGTGTTCACGCTCATCGACGAGAAGGGCCGCAAGGTCCTCGTGCCGGCCGCGCAGGTGGCCTACGTCGACCTGGGTGCGGAGCACACCCGCACGGTGGGTTTCGGCGCGCTCACCTCCTGA
- a CDS encoding DEAD/DEAH box helicase — translation MNETTLPEQAETETISVTVPPEAPKPTFADLGVRAEIVESLARKGITHPFPIQSMSLPIAMAGTDMIGQARTGTGKTLAFGIAVLEQAVVPTDPGYADLKYPGKPQALIMTPTRELALQITDDLKDASQVRHARILTVYGGVGYEPQLEALESGVDVVVGTPGRLLDLANRRSLDLSHVKVLVLDEADEMLDLGFLPDVERLIARTPASRQTLLFSATMPSAIVGLSRSHLTQPVNIRAEAHDAEMTVPDTTQFVYQAHDLDKPEIVARIIQADHAGKVMVFTRTKRAAQRLADDLEERGFSATSIHGDLSQVLREKALNKFREDRVKVLVATDVAARGIDVSDITHVINYECPDDDKTYVHRIGRTGRAGAKGVAVTLVDWKDITRWKVINKTLDLAHPEPPETYSTSAHLFTDLNIPEGTKGRLRDPKPREDAAPRERAPRKPREERPRRDRTRRRLRNGEVVTDAEGSAPAPGRTGETAESTDQGIEASEGDAPRRRRRRGGRGRGRGTGEAGAPAAE, via the coding sequence CTGAACGAGACCACCCTGCCCGAGCAGGCAGAGACCGAGACCATCTCCGTGACCGTGCCCCCCGAGGCACCCAAGCCCACCTTCGCCGACCTGGGCGTGCGCGCCGAGATCGTCGAGTCGCTGGCCCGCAAGGGCATCACGCACCCGTTCCCGATCCAGTCGATGAGCCTGCCGATCGCGATGGCGGGCACCGACATGATCGGCCAGGCCCGCACCGGCACCGGCAAGACCCTCGCGTTCGGCATCGCCGTCCTCGAGCAGGCCGTCGTGCCGACCGACCCCGGCTACGCCGACCTGAAGTACCCGGGCAAGCCGCAGGCGCTGATCATGACGCCCACCCGTGAGCTGGCCCTGCAGATCACCGACGACCTCAAGGACGCCTCACAGGTGCGCCACGCGCGCATCCTGACCGTCTACGGCGGCGTCGGCTACGAGCCGCAGCTGGAGGCCCTCGAGAGCGGCGTCGACGTGGTCGTCGGCACGCCCGGACGCCTGCTCGACCTGGCCAACCGCCGCAGCCTCGACCTGAGCCACGTGAAGGTGCTCGTGCTCGACGAGGCCGACGAGATGCTCGACCTGGGCTTCCTGCCCGACGTGGAGCGCCTCATCGCCCGCACCCCCGCCTCCCGCCAGACGCTGCTGTTCTCGGCCACCATGCCGAGCGCGATCGTCGGCTTGTCGCGCAGCCACCTCACCCAGCCGGTGAACATCCGCGCCGAGGCCCACGACGCCGAGATGACGGTCCCGGACACGACCCAGTTCGTGTACCAGGCCCACGACCTCGACAAGCCCGAGATCGTCGCCCGCATCATCCAGGCCGACCACGCCGGCAAGGTCATGGTCTTCACGCGCACCAAGCGCGCCGCCCAGCGCCTGGCGGACGACCTCGAGGAGCGCGGCTTCTCGGCCACCAGCATCCACGGCGACCTGTCGCAGGTGCTGCGCGAGAAGGCCCTGAACAAGTTCCGCGAGGACCGCGTCAAGGTCCTGGTCGCGACCGACGTGGCCGCCCGCGGCATCGACGTCTCGGACATCACGCACGTCATCAACTACGAGTGCCCCGACGACGACAAGACCTATGTGCACCGCATCGGCCGCACGGGCCGGGCCGGCGCCAAGGGCGTGGCCGTCACGCTGGTGGACTGGAAGGACATCACCCGCTGGAAGGTCATCAACAAGACCCTGGACCTGGCCCATCCCGAGCCGCCCGAGACGTACTCCACCAGCGCGCACCTGTTCACCGACCTGAACATCCCCGAGGGCACCAAGGGCCGCCTGCGCGACCCCAAGCCCCGCGAGGACGCCGCCCCGCGCGAGCGCGCCCCCCGCAAGCCGCGCGAGGAGCGTCCGCGCCGCGACCGCACCCGCCGGCGCCTGCGCAACGGCGAGGTCGTGACGGACGCCGAGGGCTCGGCCCCGGCGCCCGGCCGGACCGGCGAGACGGCCGAGTCGACGGACCAGGGCATCGAGGCATCCGAGGGTGACGCTCCGCGTCGCCGCCGCCGTCGTGGCGGCCGCGGGCGGGGTCGGGGAACCGGCGAGGCCGGCGCCCCCGCCGCCGAGTAG